The following proteins are encoded in a genomic region of Neurospora crassa OR74A linkage group VI, whole genome shotgun sequence:
- the Bml gene encoding tubulin beta chain, protein MREIVHLQTGQCGNQIGAAFWQTISGEHGLDASGVYNGTSELQLERMNVYFNEASGNKYVPRAVLVDLEPGTMDAVRAGPFGQLFRPDNFVFGQSGAGNNWAKGHYTEGAELVDQVLDVVRREAEGCDCLQGFQITHSLGGGTGAGMGTLLISKIREEFPDRMMATFSVVPSPKVSDTVVEPYNATLSVHQLVENSDETFCIDNEALYDICMRTLKLSNPSYGDLNHLVSAVMSGVTVSLRFPGQLNSDLRKLAVNMVPFPRLHFFMVGFAPLTSRGAHHFRAVSVPELTQQMFDPKNMMAASDFRNGRYLTCSAIFRGKVSMKEVEDQMRNVQNKNSSYFVEWIPNNVQTALCSIPPRGLKMSSTFVGNSTAIQELFKRIGEQFTAMFRRKAFLHWYTGEGMDEMEFTEAESNMNDLVSEYQQYQDAGVDEEEEEYEEEAPLEGEE, encoded by the exons ATGCGTGAAATT GTTCATCTCCAAACCGGCCAATGC GGTAACCAAATCGGTGCTGCTTTCTG GCAGACTATCTCCGGCGAGCACGGCCTCGATGCCTCCGGTGT GTACAATGGCACCTCTGAGCTCCAGCTCGAGCGCATGAACGTCTACTTCAACGAG GCTTCCGGCAACAAGTATGTCCCTCGTGCCGTCCTCGTCGATCTCGAGCCCGGTACCATGGACGCCGTTCGCGCCGGTCCCTTCGGCCAGCTCTTCCGCCCCGATAACTTCGTCTTCGGCCAGTCCGGTGCTGGCAACAACTGGGCCAAGGGTCACTACACTGAGGGTGCTGAGCTTGTTGACCAGGTTCTCGATGTCGTCCGTCGCGAGGCTGAGGGCTGCGACTGCCTCCAGGGCTTCCAGATCACCCACTCCCTCGGTGGTGGTACCGGTGCCGGTATGGGTACCCTCCTTATCTCCAAGATTCGTGAGGAGTTCCCCGACCGCATGATGGCTACCTTCTCCGTCGTGCCCTCCCCCAAGGTCTCCGATACCGTTGTCGAGCCCTACAACGCCACCCTCTCCGTCCATCAGCTCGTTGAGAACTCCGACGAGACCTTCTGCATTGACAACGAGGCGCTTTACGACATTTGCATGAGGACCCTCAAGCTCTCCAACCCCTCTTACGGCGATCTTAACCACCTCGTCTCCGCCGTCATGTCCGGTGTCACCGTCTCCCTCCGTTTCCCCGGCCAGCTGAACTCCGATCTCCGCAAGCTCGCCGTCAACATGGTTCCCTTCCCCCGTCTCCACTTCTTCATGGTCGGCTTCGCTCCCCTTACCAGCCGCGGCGCCCACCACTTCCGTGCCGTCTCCGTGCCCGAGTTGACCCAGCAGATGTTCGACCCCAAGAACATGATGGCTGCTTCTGACTTCCGCAACGGTCGTTACCTCACCTGCTCTGCCATCTT CCGTGGCAAGGTCTCCatgaaggaggttgaggaccAGATGCGCAACGTTCAGAACAAGAACTCTTCCTACTTCGTCGAGTGGATCCCCAACAACGTCCAGACTGCCCTCTGCTCTATCCCTCCCCGCGGTCTCAAGATGTCCTCCACCTTCGTCGGTAACTCCACCGCCATCCAGGAGCTCTTCAAGCGTATCGGCGAGCAGTTCACTGCCATGTTCAGGCGCAAGGCTTTCTTGCATTGGTACACTGGTGAGGGTATGGACGAGATGGAGTTCACTGAGGCTGAGTCCAACATGAACGATCTCGTCTCCGAGTACCAGCAGTACCAGGATGCTGGtgttgacgaggaggaggaggagtacgaggaggaggccccCCTTGAGGGCGAGGAGTAA